CATGGTCCACCTTTCTTGGTGGCGCTGTCGGAACAGAAGTTGCCTTACGTGTAAGCGTATTTGGTAGCTACCTGTTCGTAGTGGGTGAGCATGCTGGCTGGGATTTTCCCGTCACATCCGGCGCTGCACAGCCGATTTTCGGCGGAGGGAATCGAGACGGATTCGTCGCCTCTTTCGATATGACAGGGGCGCTGCGTTGGTCCACATTCAGCGGCGGCCTGAACGACGATTACCTCTACGACGTGGATGTCACCCCCAATGGCGACGTGGTTGTCTGCGGCGCATCACAGAGTCCGGACTTTCCCGTCTCACCTTGTTTGTATCCGGATCCCGGACCGGGGTATAGCAGGAACATCATTGTGGCGAAGTACACACCTACGGGCGCACTGCGTACATCCACGTTTTATGGTAACATCCTTGACGAGGCCTTCTGTCTCGCAATAAACGACGAGATTCACGCACTCATCGCGGGCCGATGCAGCAATCCGTACCCCGTGTCGCTCGACGCGTTCCAGCGAACACCAGGCGGCGGCGGTGATGCCTTCATCACACGCCTTCCCCTCATTCCGCGCCTCGAGGCGGCTGCGGGCAACGACGTTGGCATCTGCCCCGGCGACACAGTGCAGCTCCGCCTCGGCCTCGGTTGCGGGCAGGGTCCGCTCTCCTTCCACTGGTCACCGGCGGCCGGACTCGACAATGCGGCGCAGGCACAACCGGCGGCATCACCCACGGTTACAACCGACTACGTGGTGACCGTGACCGACGCCTATAGCTGCACACGTGTCGACACACAACGTGTTGTGGTGCACAACCCGCCCCGCGTCACCATGGGCGCGGGCCCCGAACTCTGCCGCGGCGAAGAGGCGGCACTGGCATCATCGGTCACCGAAGGCCGCGCGCCCTACACCTACACCTGGCTCCCCTCGGCGGGACTCTCCGACCCGGCCGTCCCGGATCCACTCGCCTCGCCGGATTCCACGACGGTGTACACGCTGTACGTATCGGATGCCAACGGCTGCACGGGGCGCGACAGCGTGCGTGTAGTGGTGCTCGACCGTCCGCGCGCCGCGGCGGGAGGCGACACGTCGCTGTGCCTCGGCGCATCGACACGCATCGGTGCGCCGGCCGCGGGTGGCACACCCACGTACACATACGTTTGGACTCCCCCGGGCGAACTCGATGATGCCTCCTCACCCACCCCGCGCCTCACACCCGGCGCAAGCGGCGCCTTCGTTGTGACGGTGACGGATGCGAAGGGCTGCACGGACAGTGATACCGTGCACGTGACCGTCCACACCCCCCCGCGTGCCGCGGCGGGCAATGCCACCACTCTGTGCGCGGGGCGCAGCACGCGCATCGGCGGCGAGGCCACGGGCGGCACGGCGCCGTACGTGTACACATGGTCCCCCGCCGCGGGACTCGACCGGCGCGACATAGCGATGCCCACCGCGGCACCCGCCGTCTCGACCACCTACCACGTGACGGTGACGGACGCATACGGCTGCACGGCCACTGATTCGGTGCGTGTGACCGTGGCGCCGAACCCGGTGGTGGACGCGGGCACGGGCACGATGATCTGCGCGGGTGAACGGGCGCTCCTGGACGCGCGGGTGAGCACGGGCACCGCGCCGTACACCTACGCGTGGACGCCGCCGAGCGACATTCCTCTCCCGTTCACTCCGCGCGCGGAGGCCTGGCCGGCGCGCAGCACCACGTATCATGTACTGGTGACGGATGCAAACGGCTGCACAGCCGAGGACTCGGTGCGTGTGACGGTGCTCCCCGCGCCCGTCCCGCATATCACGGCAGGTGGACGCACAACGTTCTGCCTCGGCGACAGTGTGGTCCTCGAAGCCGACACCGGTTATACCACGTACCGGTGGCGGACGCCGCGCGGCGATTCGCTTGCAGGCAGACGCATCATGGCGCGCGCGGACGGTGTGTATCTGCTCGCGGTGACGAACCGCGATGGATGCACGGGACACGATTCGATGATGGTACGTGTCCTGCCGGGTTTTGCGCTGGGAGTGACACTGCGCGGCGCGGCGGCCTTCTGCGCGGGCGACAGCGCGCTGCTCGAGGCGCAGGACGGGTACACGGACTACGTGTGGCGGAACGAGCGCGATAGCGTGATTGCGACCACACGCGCGTGTGTGGCGCGGCAGGGCGGTACGTACACGGCCACGGCGCGCGACAGCACAGGGTGTCGCGGACTCTCGCAGCCCCTGCGCATCGTGGTGCACGCATTGCCCGCACCCGCGATTGCGGGTCCGCGCGCCTCGTGTGCGAACGGCCGCGGCACGTACACGGTGGCGGCGCAGCCGGGCAGGGGCCGCGTGTGGCGTGTCACGGGCGGCTCGATCGAGAGCGGTCAGGGCACGGCGCGCATCGGTGTGCGCTGGGGGGCGTCGGATACGGGAGTGGTGGAAGTGACGGAGACGGTGGACTCGTCGGGTTGCACGAGGAGGGCCTTGTTCGTTGTCACGATCGGCACCTCGCTCGAACCGGTGGTCACCGGTCCGCACACGCTCTGCGCGGGCGACACGGCCTCGCTCGATGCGGGCGAAGGCTACGCCACCTACGAGTGGCGCGAAGCGGCGACGGGCACGGTCGTCGCAACAACACGTGTGCACCGGACGGCGGCACGCGGACCGTACACGGTGTATGTGACGGACGGCGAGGGATGCAGCGGCAGTTCCGTTGCGCACCTTCTCACCGTGTTCGAACGACCGGTGGTGACGATACAGGGCGCGGGCGACCTCTGCGAAGGCGACACCGTGCTGCTGACACCGAACACATCCTTCACCACGTACCGCTGGTACAGAAGCGATACACTCGCGGGCACGGAGCAGACACTCGCCATTACACGCGGCGGGCGCTACACACTGCTCGCCACTGATACGAACGGCTGCACGGGCGCGGCGGCGCACGCGGTGCTGGAACATGCGCGTCCGCGTCCCGTGATTGTGGGTCCGGCGCTCGTGTGTACGGGCGACGGCAGCGCGCTGGAGGGCGGCGCGGGGTATCGCACGTACATCTGGCGCGACGAGGCGGGCGCGGAGGTGTACCGCGGGCGCGCGTATGTGCCTGGGCGGAGCGGGACGTACACGCTGACGGTGCGCGACACGGCGGGCTGCGAGGGCACCTCGCCTCCGCACACGGTGGATGTGGTGCCCGCGCCTCGGGCGCGGGTGTCGGGTCCGTCCACCGTATGTGTGGGCTCTGCCGCGCGCTACGCTGCCGCAGCCGAACCCGGCGCAGCGCGGCAGTGGATGGTGACGGGCGGCGCGGCGCAGAGTGCGACGGATGCCGACACGTGTGTTGTTGTGTGGAACACGGCGGGCACAGGCCGTGTGATCCTCACACTCACACGGCAGGGCTGCACGGACGCGGACACGGTGGACGTGACGATAGGCACATCACTCACTCCCACGATCGCGGGCAGATCACGCATCTGCGCGGGCGACACGACGCTGCTCGATGCGGGCGCCGGGTATCGGAGTTACCTGTGGCGATTGACGAACGGCGACAGCGCAGACACACCGTCGATCCGCATCGCGGCAGCGGGTGTGTACACAGTGACCGTGTACGACGAGGGCGGGTGTACGGGATCGGCGCAGCATCTCCTGCGTGTGGATGTGCTCCCCGCGCCCTTGATCGCGGGTCCGCGGGAGATCTGCGCGGGCGACACGGCGGTGCTCGATGCCGGTGTGATCGCGGGCGTGTACACCTGGCGTGACGCAATGGGGACCATGCTCGGCGCGCAGCGCACACTCGCCGTCACACAGACGGGAGTGTTCACAGTAACAGTCACCGACACGAACAGTTGCACGGGCTCGTCGCCACCGCATACGCTTCTTGTGCATCCGCGTCCGGCACAACCCGTCGTCACCCTCCGCGGCGACACCCTCGTCACCGCGGCGGGGTATGCCTACCGCTGGTATCGCAACGACACACTCATCGCGGGCGCCGCATC
This genomic interval from Ignavibacteriota bacterium contains the following:
- a CDS encoding T9SS type A sorting domain-containing protein encodes the protein MGEHAGWDFPVTSGAAQPIFGGGNRDGFVASFDMTGALRWSTFSGGLNDDYLYDVDVTPNGDVVVCGASQSPDFPVSPCLYPDPGPGYSRNIIVAKYTPTGALRTSTFYGNILDEAFCLAINDEIHALIAGRCSNPYPVSLDAFQRTPGGGGDAFITRLPLIPRLEAAAGNDVGICPGDTVQLRLGLGCGQGPLSFHWSPAAGLDNAAQAQPAASPTVTTDYVVTVTDAYSCTRVDTQRVVVHNPPRVTMGAGPELCRGEEAALASSVTEGRAPYTYTWLPSAGLSDPAVPDPLASPDSTTVYTLYVSDANGCTGRDSVRVVVLDRPRAAAGGDTSLCLGASTRIGAPAAGGTPTYTYVWTPPGELDDASSPTPRLTPGASGAFVVTVTDAKGCTDSDTVHVTVHTPPRAAAGNATTLCAGRSTRIGGEATGGTAPYVYTWSPAAGLDRRDIAMPTAAPAVSTTYHVTVTDAYGCTATDSVRVTVAPNPVVDAGTGTMICAGERALLDARVSTGTAPYTYAWTPPSDIPLPFTPRAEAWPARSTTYHVLVTDANGCTAEDSVRVTVLPAPVPHITAGGRTTFCLGDSVVLEADTGYTTYRWRTPRGDSLAGRRIMARADGVYLLAVTNRDGCTGHDSMMVRVLPGFALGVTLRGAAAFCAGDSALLEAQDGYTDYVWRNERDSVIATTRACVARQGGTYTATARDSTGCRGLSQPLRIVVHALPAPAIAGPRASCANGRGTYTVAAQPGRGRVWRVTGGSIESGQGTARIGVRWGASDTGVVEVTETVDSSGCTRRALFVVTIGTSLEPVVTGPHTLCAGDTASLDAGEGYATYEWREAATGTVVATTRVHRTAARGPYTVYVTDGEGCSGSSVAHLLTVFERPVVTIQGAGDLCEGDTVLLTPNTSFTTYRWYRSDTLAGTEQTLAITRGGRYTLLATDTNGCTGAAAHAVLEHARPRPVIVGPALVCTGDGSALEGGAGYRTYIWRDEAGAEVYRGRAYVPGRSGTYTLTVRDTAGCEGTSPPHTVDVVPAPRARVSGPSTVCVGSAARYAAAAEPGAARQWMVTGGAAQSATDADTCVVVWNTAGTGRVILTLTRQGCTDADTVDVTIGTSLTPTIAGRSRICAGDTTLLDAGAGYRSYLWRLTNGDSADTPSIRIAAAGVYTVTVYDEGGCTGSAQHLLRVDVLPAPLIAGPREICAGDTAVLDAGVIAGVYTWRDAMGTMLGAQRTLAVTQTGVFTVTVTDTNSCTGSSPPHTLLVHPRPAQPVVTLRGDTLVTAAGYAYRWYRNDTLIAGAASDTHIAASPGWYHVSITDTHGCTNEADPVEYTGAARVATAHIILPFLEAAPGERVEIPVVIAASTRLDAADVRSVSGTLRFNHSVLVPIDSTPRGSIAGPDRIIAFSTPYSPLPTPNSPLITLRFLAALGSVSQTTLTLEDMNFGATDVRVTVQPGGFRLVVCREGGERLFSDSGRLSIGQNSPNPFNAQTTIEYETIENGPVFLAVYDLLGRETAVLVDAPLVPGRRRVLFDAQALPSGQYIAVLRSGSGVRTMWMVVAK